One window of the Ureibacillus sp. FSL W7-1570 genome contains the following:
- a CDS encoding Maf family protein, giving the protein MKFTTTHQLVLASASPRRKELFSKLGVPFEVIASSVEETSVQATDFKDYVQKVALLKTQDVATLCPGKTVIGADTIVVFNDELLHKPKTKEEAIQHLEKLSSNRHQVMTAVAIITKDRQAESFVEVTDVYFKHLPRPLIEKYVETKDPFDKAGGYGIQTGGALFIDRIEGDYNTVVGLPIASLFEKLVELNIIEL; this is encoded by the coding sequence ATGAAATTTACAACAACACATCAACTCGTTTTAGCGTCAGCCTCACCAAGAAGAAAAGAACTGTTTTCGAAGTTGGGAGTCCCGTTCGAAGTCATTGCCAGCAGTGTGGAGGAAACATCTGTCCAAGCAACGGATTTCAAAGACTATGTCCAAAAAGTAGCGCTATTGAAAACGCAGGATGTGGCGACTCTTTGTCCCGGGAAAACGGTGATTGGTGCAGATACGATTGTCGTGTTCAATGATGAGCTTCTTCATAAGCCGAAAACGAAGGAAGAAGCGATTCAACATTTGGAAAAACTATCATCGAATCGCCATCAAGTGATGACGGCCGTGGCTATCATTACAAAAGATCGTCAGGCGGAATCCTTTGTGGAAGTGACCGATGTGTATTTTAAACATCTTCCAAGACCATTGATTGAAAAATATGTCGAGACGAAAGACCCCTTTGACAAAGCTGGTGGTTATGGAATCCAAACAGGTGGCGCCTTATTTATCGACCGGATTGAAGGCGACTACAATACAGTTGTCGGACTGCCGATTGCATCACTTTTTGAAAAGTTGGTGGAACTCAATATCATCGAACTGTAG